The proteins below are encoded in one region of Borrelia duttonii Ly:
- a CDS encoding ABC transporter permease codes for MKIDLRQSLILSKKELKVLFGTPTAYVVILFFLIFVNFSFIFLSGFFIKDNASLMSYFSSMPIILMLVLPALSMGVFSEEYKTGSIELLYALPINPQEIVLGKFITLKIFTLILFALTLPLTLMTIFMGEFDLGIIFLQYLGIILYSYSVLSIGVFISSITKSQIVSYILSVFVLIIIVFSGKLVMIFGKDNIFGQILNFISISNHFGYFNMGILNLSDLIYFSTFTITFLILSAYSIRLKKWR; via the coding sequence ATGAAAATAGATCTAAGACAATCCTTAATTTTGTCAAAAAAAGAATTAAAAGTTTTATTTGGAACGCCAACTGCATATGTTGTAATATTATTTTTCTTAATATTTGTAAACTTTTCTTTTATTTTCTTATCAGGATTTTTTATCAAAGACAACGCATCATTAATGTCTTATTTCTCATCAATGCCTATAATTTTAATGTTGGTTCTCCCAGCTCTAAGTATGGGAGTATTCTCAGAAGAATACAAAACGGGAAGTATTGAATTACTATATGCACTACCAATAAATCCACAAGAAATAGTACTTGGCAAATTTATTACACTTAAAATATTTACACTAATACTCTTTGCTCTTACATTGCCACTAACATTAATGACAATCTTCATGGGTGAATTTGATCTTGGTATAATATTCCTTCAATATCTAGGAATAATTCTTTATTCTTACTCAGTGCTCAGCATAGGAGTTTTTATATCTTCCATTACCAAAAGTCAAATAGTGTCTTACATATTAAGCGTTTTTGTTTTGATCATAATAGTATTTTCAGGAAAGTTAGTAATGATATTTGGAAAAGACAATATATTTGGACAAATACTAAATTTTATCTCAATTAGTAATCATTTTGGTTACTTTAACATGGGAATATTAAACTTATCAGATTTAATTTACTTCAGCACGTTTACAATTACATTTTTAATACTAAGCGCATATAGCATAAGATTAAAAAAATGGAGATAG
- a CDS encoding ABC transporter ATP-binding protein, giving the protein MINVNNITKTYGSFTALLNVSFKVNEGEVLGILGPNGAGKSTLIKILTSFHYPTKGNVKIFGKDITKNPKEILQNIGYIPEKLALYPELSVKEYLNFISEIKGVTNHNKEIDRVISIFKLESVKNKLISTLSKGFKQRVGIAGALINNPKLVILDEPTNGLDPNQIIEFKDFLKELAKTSTILFSSHILSEVESICKRIVIINNGQIIADDTKANIAKNRLQESEIELIIYKDSETIKEHFNNNDIFTSIKIEEFEKETNVSLKLKPNKTERELFNYITSKGIILKAMIPKHESLEKIFSKLTKERKE; this is encoded by the coding sequence ATGATCAATGTAAACAACATTACTAAAACATATGGTTCATTTACAGCTCTCTTAAATGTTAGCTTCAAAGTTAACGAAGGAGAAGTGCTTGGAATACTTGGCCCAAATGGAGCAGGAAAATCCACATTAATCAAAATTTTAACATCATTTCATTATCCAACTAAAGGCAATGTAAAAATCTTTGGAAAAGATATAACAAAAAATCCAAAAGAAATATTGCAAAATATAGGCTACATACCTGAAAAATTAGCTCTCTATCCTGAATTATCCGTTAAAGAATATTTAAACTTTATATCCGAAATTAAAGGTGTTACAAATCACAATAAAGAAATAGATAGAGTAATAAGCATTTTCAAACTTGAAAGTGTCAAAAATAAACTAATATCCACATTATCAAAAGGATTTAAACAAAGAGTAGGAATAGCTGGTGCTTTAATTAATAATCCCAAACTTGTAATACTAGATGAACCTACAAACGGACTTGACCCAAACCAAATTATCGAATTTAAAGACTTTTTAAAAGAACTTGCAAAAACCAGTACAATACTATTTTCATCTCACATTCTAAGTGAAGTTGAGTCAATATGCAAAAGAATCGTCATTATTAATAATGGACAAATTATTGCCGATGACACTAAAGCAAATATAGCCAAAAACAGACTTCAAGAATCTGAAATAGAGCTTATTATTTACAAAGATTCTGAAACAATCAAAGAACATTTCAATAACAATGATATATTTACATCAATTAAAATAGAAGAATTTGAAAAAGAAACCAATGTTTCATTAAAACTCAAACCCAATAAAACTGAAAGAGAACTTTTTAATTATATTACAAGTAAAGGAATAATACTTAAAGCAATGATTCCAAAACATGAAAGTCTAGAAAAAATATTTAGCAAATTAACAAAGGAGAGAAAAGAATGA
- a CDS encoding ribonuclease Z, whose product MNFNINILGTGGTRPLHNRYLTSVLIEYHGESILFDCGEATQMSLRKQKISWQKIKMICITHLHADHITGLLGIVMLMAQSGDTRKEPLTIIGPIGIKKYLETNIELLRVHKNYQIIYKEIIINKTEPVLYEDKRKRIEYIKLKHSIDCIGYLFIEKDKPGKFDIQKAESLNIPKGPIRKKLQEGYEVMLNGRKIVPSEILGETKKGLKFAYITDTAYFEELSTYIQNFNLVIIESTFKDDLKEEAKKKLHLTAKLAAQITKKAKVYQTGLIHFSERYTLNKDLYELLNEAQQEYPNGNIFLAKDGMKLKANKDKFIIK is encoded by the coding sequence TTGAATTTTAATATTAATATTCTTGGCACAGGAGGCACAAGACCATTACACAACAGATATTTAACATCTGTTTTAATTGAATACCACGGAGAAAGTATTCTTTTTGACTGTGGAGAAGCTACACAAATGTCTCTTAGGAAACAAAAAATATCATGGCAAAAAATTAAAATGATTTGTATCACACATTTACACGCCGATCATATCACAGGACTACTTGGAATAGTAATGTTAATGGCACAAAGTGGTGATACAAGAAAAGAACCTTTAACCATTATTGGCCCTATAGGTATCAAAAAATATTTAGAAACAAATATTGAACTCTTAAGAGTACATAAAAATTATCAAATAATATATAAAGAAATAATAATTAATAAGACAGAACCTGTACTATATGAAGATAAAAGAAAAAGAATTGAATATATAAAACTTAAACATTCAATAGATTGTATTGGATATTTATTTATAGAAAAAGATAAACCTGGTAAATTTGACATACAAAAAGCAGAAAGCCTAAATATACCAAAAGGACCTATTAGAAAAAAACTACAAGAAGGATATGAAGTAATGCTGAATGGAAGAAAAATAGTTCCTTCTGAAATATTAGGAGAAACAAAAAAAGGACTCAAATTTGCATATATTACAGATACGGCTTACTTTGAAGAATTAAGCACATATATTCAAAATTTCAATTTAGTAATTATTGAGAGTACATTTAAAGATGACTTAAAAGAAGAAGCTAAAAAAAAATTACATCTAACAGCAAAATTAGCAGCACAAATTACAAAAAAAGCAAAAGTATATCAAACTGGACTTATACATTTTAGTGAAAGATATACTTTAAATAAAGACCTATACGAATTATTAAATGAAGCACAACAAGAATATCCAAATGGAAACATATTCTTAGCAAAAGATGGTATGAAACTTAAAGCAAATAAAGATAAATTTATTATAAAATAA
- a CDS encoding NAD(P)/FAD-dependent oxidoreductase: MEYEFAIIGGGIAGSTLTYEILQRKKSVILFDDGIQKATTIAGGVINPIMGRKMNIAWRESEIFFFAIQYYKEMEKNIHCNILKEIPIFRPFTTKTQKEELLSKINNYSNIEKFIIEIKNDKINDFCNDNDGGILIKGATINTELYINNLKKYFIKYQAYTEQEINNKNLKIDENFFTINKLKFKKLIFTKGYKEKIEGLFSYLPFKLAKGEMLIVEIKGLNLKEIYNRHVSLIPLENSKYYLGGTYEWNTLDTNTNEWAKKELLKKLEKITNLNYKVIKHKAHIRPATIDREPFLGEHPQYKNIFILNGFGTRGISMAPYLSKKILDYIENKSNLPTYYDIKRYENLYNHSNKKGTIK, encoded by the coding sequence ATGGAATATGAATTTGCAATTATTGGTGGTGGGATTGCTGGAAGTACTTTAACTTATGAAATACTTCAAAGAAAAAAAAGTGTAATTTTATTTGATGATGGCATTCAAAAAGCAACAACAATAGCAGGAGGAGTTATTAACCCCATTATGGGAAGAAAAATGAATATTGCTTGGAGAGAATCTGAAATTTTTTTCTTTGCAATTCAATATTACAAAGAAATGGAAAAAAATATTCATTGCAATATTTTAAAAGAAATTCCTATTTTTAGACCATTTACCACAAAAACACAAAAAGAAGAATTACTTTCCAAAATAAATAATTATTCAAATATAGAAAAGTTTATTATCGAAATAAAAAATGACAAAATAAACGATTTCTGTAATGACAATGATGGAGGCATACTAATCAAGGGAGCAACAATTAACACAGAACTATACATAAACAATCTCAAAAAATACTTTATTAAATATCAAGCATATACAGAACAAGAAATAAATAATAAAAATCTTAAAATAGATGAAAATTTCTTTACAATAAACAAACTTAAATTTAAAAAACTAATATTTACAAAAGGATATAAAGAAAAAATTGAAGGGCTCTTTTCATATCTTCCATTTAAATTAGCAAAAGGAGAAATGCTTATAGTAGAAATTAAAGGTCTCAATCTAAAAGAAATATACAATAGACATGTATCACTAATACCTCTAGAAAATAGTAAATACTATCTTGGAGGAACTTATGAATGGAACACTTTAGATACAAACACAAATGAATGGGCAAAAAAAGAATTATTAAAAAAACTAGAAAAAATTACAAATCTAAATTATAAAGTAATAAAACATAAAGCACACATAAGACCTGCCACAATTGATAGAGAACCATTTCTTGGAGAACATCCACAATATAAAAATATATTCATCTTAAATGGATTTGGAACAAGAGGAATATCAATGGCACCATATTTATCTAAAAAAATCTTAGATTATATTGAAAACAAATCTAATTTACCAACTTATTACGATATTAAAAGATATGAAAACTTATATAATCATTCAAATAAAAAAGGTACTATCAAATAA
- a CDS encoding ATP-dependent Clp protease proteolytic subunit — protein MDFKDMNVQTEIQKSLEFALKSRSIVITGEIDKDTSKLFQEKILFLEASDSTKPIFVYIDSEGGDIDAGFAIFNMIRFVRPKVFTIGVGLVASAGALIFLAADSKSRFSLPHARYLLHQPLSGFKGVATDIEIYTNELNKVKSELNDIIAKETGQELNKVEKDTDRDFWLDSESAVKYGLVFQIITTRLELEKFIS, from the coding sequence ATGGATTTTAAGGATATGAATGTGCAAACAGAAATACAAAAATCATTAGAATTTGCATTAAAGAGTAGATCAATAGTTATTACAGGTGAAATTGATAAAGATACTTCTAAGTTGTTTCAAGAAAAAATATTATTTTTAGAAGCATCAGATTCTACAAAACCAATATTTGTTTATATTGATTCAGAAGGTGGTGACATTGATGCTGGTTTTGCTATTTTTAATATGATACGTTTTGTAAGGCCCAAAGTTTTTACGATTGGAGTTGGGCTTGTTGCAAGTGCTGGTGCTTTGATTTTCTTAGCAGCAGATTCAAAGAGTAGGTTTTCTTTGCCACATGCAAGATATTTATTGCACCAACCATTAAGTGGTTTTAAAGGTGTTGCTACGGATATTGAAATTTATACAAATGAGCTTAATAAAGTTAAGAGTGAACTTAATGATATTATTGCAAAAGAGACGGGCCAGGAGCTTAATAAAGTTGAAAAAGATACTGATAGGGATTTTTGGTTAGACAGCGAATCAGCAGTAAAATATGGGCTTGTCTTTCAGATTATTACTACTAGACTTGAACTTGAGAAATTTATTTCTTAG
- a CDS encoding undecaprenyl phosphate translocase family protein, whose translation MGIYIKGLLIGIANIIPGISGGTIALITGIYYNIIYSSTNLVKLKRVKESITFLGKLSLGILTSTTIFAKILKKYILDNATKEMYLNIFFIGLILGSIFTLKKEINTNSTFNINTKINKYLLFISGLLTILFLLILKHHNVSLNLTTNQDKTSIQYYLLLACSGIIGGSAMILPGISGSLILLSLGTYKEIINIIAQIKIIPCIIFSTFTIIGIGITIIIIKKTIEKYLIDFLYLSIGLISGTIIQMTFLTTKLQIKLSLQIYVFSIILFIGGIYINNLLNNKNNPKI comes from the coding sequence ATGGGAATTTATATAAAAGGCCTCTTAATTGGTATCGCAAATATAATACCAGGCATTTCAGGAGGCACGATAGCCTTAATCACAGGAATATACTATAACATCATTTATTCGTCGACAAATCTTGTAAAACTAAAAAGAGTAAAAGAAAGCATAACTTTTTTGGGAAAATTATCACTCGGAATATTAACCTCAACAACAATATTTGCAAAAATACTTAAAAAATATATTTTAGACAATGCAACAAAAGAAATGTATTTAAATATATTTTTTATAGGACTAATACTAGGAAGTATATTTACATTAAAAAAAGAGATTAATACAAATTCAACATTTAATATCAATACAAAAATTAATAAATACTTATTATTTATATCTGGCCTTTTAACTATACTATTTCTCTTAATCCTAAAGCATCATAATGTATCACTAAACCTAACAACAAATCAAGATAAAACATCAATTCAATACTATTTATTACTTGCCTGTTCAGGAATAATAGGTGGTTCTGCAATGATATTACCAGGTATCTCAGGCTCACTCATATTATTAAGTCTTGGAACTTACAAAGAAATAATCAACATAATAGCACAAATTAAAATAATACCATGTATCATATTTAGTACTTTTACAATAATAGGCATAGGAATCACAATAATAATAATTAAAAAAACAATAGAAAAATACTTAATTGATTTTCTCTATCTATCTATAGGACTAATTTCAGGAACAATTATACAAATGACATTTCTTACAACCAAACTACAAATAAAACTTAGTCTACAAATTTATGTCTTTTCAATTATCTTATTTATTGGCGGAATTTATATAAACAACCTACTTAACAATAAAAACAATCCTAAAATTTGA